Proteins from one Pyrobaculum neutrophilum V24Sta genomic window:
- the cmk gene encoding (d)CMP kinase gives MVVVAVSGQPGSGKTTIAREVARVLKVPLVSSGTIFRELAAKMGMDLVEFHRYAETNPEIDKMIDALTAEKAKAGDVVVEGHLAAWVARPYADVCIYLKASSEVRAKRVSIRDKKSFEEALREVREREELNRKRYLSLYGIDIHNLTIFDLVLDTSYLSINDAVRISLDYICTTLEIKYSKKIC, from the coding sequence GTGGTTGTAGTAGCGGTATCTGGACAGCCGGGCAGCGGCAAAACCACCATAGCGCGGGAGGTCGCCAGGGTTTTAAAGGTACCGCTGGTGTCCTCCGGGACCATCTTCAGGGAGCTTGCGGCGAAGATGGGGATGGACTTGGTGGAGTTCCACAGATACGCGGAGACAAACCCGGAAATCGACAAAATGATCGACGCGCTAACCGCCGAAAAGGCGAAGGCAGGAGACGTGGTGGTGGAGGGCCACCTAGCCGCCTGGGTGGCCCGGCCCTACGCAGACGTCTGTATATACCTCAAGGCCTCTAGCGAGGTTAGAGCCAAAAGGGTCTCCATACGCGACAAGAAGAGCTTCGAGGAAGCCCTTAGAGAGGTGAGGGAGAGGGAGGAGCTAAACAGGAAGAGGTACCTATCTCTCTACGGCATCGACATCCACAACCTCACAATTTTCGACCTCGTCCTAGACACCTCCTACCTATCTATCAACGACGCAGTGAGGATAAGCCTAGACTACATATGCACGACGCTTGAAATCAAGTACTCGAAGAAGATCTGCTAA
- a CDS encoding 50S ribosomal protein L34e, with amino-acid sequence MPRPAYRSRSVRRIKVRTPGGRTAVHYEKRAKGAPRCPITGLAIGGMNKKIYRFGVSNRAPTRPYGGVFSHKALARAIRLAVRK; translated from the coding sequence ATGCCCCGTCCAGCCTATCGATCTAGAAGCGTCAGGAGAATAAAGGTGAGGACCCCCGGCGGAAGGACAGCGGTACACTACGAGAAGAGGGCAAAGGGCGCGCCGCGTTGCCCCATCACAGGCCTCGCCATCGGGGGCATGAACAAGAAGATCTACAGATTTGGCGTTTCCAACAGAGCGCCGACTAGGCCGTACGGCGGCGTTTTTTCACACAAGGCGTTGGCCAGGGCTATCCGCCTGGCCGTGAGGAAATAA